One region of Brachyhypopomus gauderio isolate BG-103 chromosome 9, BGAUD_0.2, whole genome shotgun sequence genomic DNA includes:
- the gareml gene encoding GRB2-associated and regulator of MAPK protein 2 isoform X2: MEPITFSMKVVSGEFSEDSEVYNFSLQVGDELTLMGQAELLCVQSPRDKSRLSALLRRLGKASGALGRPARTKMPCLICMNHRTNESVSLPFGCRGRFCTRSPQELQMQAGEHTVRSIIERVRLPVSVAVPGRPPRNPYDQHAVREGHRYKLLSIISKTVVLCCVLRKEQQATPSHFLLLADMPRFALPDGLLRADPAYQQAVLQAALRCQETFDPDEYSRAVREVRTDFAEECGSPRRVRVCVRAGYGRGELGPPLQRFSLCVYEGGAIAHALTRGCRDSPGDGHTPAGEGEGEEREYVSPDWSAETQEIPYEELWTNQSGGSYGEVPDSTVKVEHNLISFHSTSSLDGTGGSAHVAMVQMEGQRVSTPPPIPPKSEAVKEECRFLNAPPVPPRCAKVGGPAPSPPVPPRFPKAPPTSTRSPSLSYYSSGLQESSAPRSGSSSPSPESYSLYCYPCTWADCVTSDPSTSPDPSQPAQACWSRPRGGGAFTSNILNTPLLSADSAPKNYSTCPRPRPVAQNRFAPFGALNPFANPGHTHTSSDWLSTSEPRNSATPVPDLTNSTPQEPKANQESPETSTVALSTPRRSSGEETSITVNPASGSATMVRGAEGGAGLAWRPPADLCWLSVEEVSASLRFIGLSDDVIGVFSRERIDGSIFTQLTEEILSEDFSLTKLQVKKVMQFIKGWRPKI; encoded by the exons ATGGAGCCAATCACATTCAGCATGAAG GTGGTGTCTGGGGAGTTCAGCGAGGACAGCGAGGTCTATAACTTCTCCCTGCAGGTGGGGGACGAGCTGACCCTGATGGGCCAAGCCGAGCTGCTGTGCGTCCAGTCCCCGCGCGACAAGTCCCGCCTCTCGGCCCTGCTGCGTCGCCTGGGTAAGGCGAGCGGGGCCCTGGGCCGGCCGGCCCGCACCAAGATGCCCTGCCTCATCTGCATGAACCACCGGACCAACGAGAGCGTGAGCCTGCCGTTCGGGTGCCGGGGCCGCTTCTGCACACGCTCGCCCCAGGAGCTGCAGATGCAGGCGGGCGAACACACCGTACGCAGCATCATCGAGCGCGTGCGGCTGCCCGTCAGCGTGGCCGTGCCGGGCCGGCCGCCCCGAAACCCGTACGACCAGCACGCGGTGCGCGAGGGCCACCGCTACAAGCTGCTCAGTATCATCAGCAAGACGGTGGTGCTGTGTTGCGTCCTGCGTAAGGAGCAGCAGGCCACGCCCTCCCACTTCCTGCTGCTGGCCGACATGCCGCGCTTCGCCCTGCCGGACGGGCTTCTGCGGGCCGACCCGGCCTACCAGCAGGCGGTGCTGCAGGCCGCTCTGCGCTGCCAGGAGACCTTCGACCCGGACGAGTACTCCCGGGCGGTGCGGGAGGTGCGGACGGACTTCGCGGAGGAGTGCGGGAGCCCGCGGAGGGTGCGGGTGTGCGTGCGGGCCGGCTACGGACGGGGCGAGCTCGGCCCGCCGCTCCAGAGGTTCTCGCTGTGCGTGTACGAGGGCGGAGCCATCGCTCACGCGCTCACGCGGGGCTGCAGGGACTCGCCGGGGGACGGGCACACGCCGGCCggcgagggggagggggaggagcgtGAGTACGTCTCTCCCGATTGGTCCGCCGAGACACAGGAGATCCCTTATGAGGAGCTTTGGACCAATCAGAGTGGAGGAAGCTATGGCGAGGTGCCGGACAGTACAGTAAAGGTGGAGCATAACCTCATATCCTTCCACTCCACCTCCTCACTGGATGGTACAGGAGGCTCCGCCCACGTTGCCATGGTTCAGATGGAAGGACAGCGAGTGTCGACTCCGCCCCCCATTCCACCCAAATCAGAAGCT gtgaaaGAGGAGTGTCGCTTTCTCAATGCTCCCCCTGTTCCACCTCGCTGTGCTAAAGTAggaggccccgcccccagccctcCAGTACCGCCCCGTTTCCCTAAAGCTCCACCCACAAGCACACGCAGCCCAAGCCTGTCCTATTACTCCTCAGGCCTGCaggagag ctCTGCTCCTCGTAGTGGGAGCAGCTCTCCATCTCCAGAGTCCTACTCCCTCTACTGTTACCCCTGCACATGGGCTGACTGTGTGACCTCCGACCCCTCCACATCACCCGACCCCAGCCAACCAGCACAGGCCTGCTGGTCCCGCCCCAGAGGAGGTGGGGCCTTTACCTCCAACATTCTAAACACACCCCTCCTAAGTGCTGACTCCGCCCCTAAGAACTACTCCACCTGCCCCCGACCCCGACCAGTGGCGCAGAATCGGTTTGCTCCGTTTGGTGCCCTGAACCCATTTGCTAATcctggacacacccacacctcttcTGATTGGCTCAGCACTAGCGAGCCACGGAACTCCGCCACTCCAGTACCCGACCTCACTAACTCCACCCCTCAGGAGCCCAAAGCCAATCAAGAAAGCCCAGAGACAAGCACAGTTGCTCTTTCCACACCAAGAAGGAGCTCAGGGGAGGAGACCTCCATCACCGTAAACCCCGCCTCTGGCTCGGCCACCATGGTGAGGGGTGCAGAGGGCGGGGCTGGGTTGGCATGGCGACCCCCGGCAGACCTCTGCTGGCTGTCGGTGGAGGAGGTGTCGGCTAGCCTGCGGTTTATCGGACTGTCGGACGACGTGATTGGTGTGTTCAGCAGGGAGAGGATCGACGGCTCCATCTTCACTCAGCTGACGGAGGAGATCCTTTCAGAAGACTTCAGCCTCACCAAACTACAGGTCAAGAAAGTGATGCAGTTTATCAAGGGCTGGAGGCCCAAGATAtga
- the gareml gene encoding GRB2-associated and regulator of MAPK protein 2 isoform X1 produces MEKLSASISELSWSSVSLPLDVVVSKFRLPTLVRLGPGESVEGLSEEDVVLLHSCRQWTTVTAHSLEEGHYVIGPKIDIPLQYQGKFKLLDQDRDVREPVQYFASVEEIAGTFPDRVFVMEPITFSMKVVSGEFSEDSEVYNFSLQVGDELTLMGQAELLCVQSPRDKSRLSALLRRLGKASGALGRPARTKMPCLICMNHRTNESVSLPFGCRGRFCTRSPQELQMQAGEHTVRSIIERVRLPVSVAVPGRPPRNPYDQHAVREGHRYKLLSIISKTVVLCCVLRKEQQATPSHFLLLADMPRFALPDGLLRADPAYQQAVLQAALRCQETFDPDEYSRAVREVRTDFAEECGSPRRVRVCVRAGYGRGELGPPLQRFSLCVYEGGAIAHALTRGCRDSPGDGHTPAGEGEGEEREYVSPDWSAETQEIPYEELWTNQSGGSYGEVPDSTVKVEHNLISFHSTSSLDGTGGSAHVAMVQMEGQRVSTPPPIPPKSEAVKEECRFLNAPPVPPRCAKVGGPAPSPPVPPRFPKAPPTSTRSPSLSYYSSGLQESSAPRSGSSSPSPESYSLYCYPCTWADCVTSDPSTSPDPSQPAQACWSRPRGGGAFTSNILNTPLLSADSAPKNYSTCPRPRPVAQNRFAPFGALNPFANPGHTHTSSDWLSTSEPRNSATPVPDLTNSTPQEPKANQESPETSTVALSTPRRSSGEETSITVNPASGSATMVRGAEGGAGLAWRPPADLCWLSVEEVSASLRFIGLSDDVIGVFSRERIDGSIFTQLTEEILSEDFSLTKLQVKKVMQFIKGWRPKI; encoded by the exons ATGGAGAAATTATCCGCGAGCATTTCGGAACTCTCGTGGAGTTCGGTGTCGTTGCCTCTGGACGTGGTCGTTAGCAAATTCCGCCTGCCGACACTCGTGCGGCTCGGACCAG GTGAGAGCGTGGAGGGTCTTTCTGAAGAGGATGTAGTGTTGTTGCACTCATGCAGGCAGTGGACCACAGTCACTGCCCACTCTCTGGAGGAGGGGCATTATGTCATCGGACCCAAGATTGACATCCCTCTGCAGTACCAAG GGAAGTTTAAGTTATTGGATCAGGACCGGGATGTCCGGGAGCCTGTGCAGTATTTTGCAAGCGTGGAGGAGATCGCCGGAACCTTCCCCGATCGCGTGTTTGTCATGGAGCCAATCACATTCAGCATGAAG GTGGTGTCTGGGGAGTTCAGCGAGGACAGCGAGGTCTATAACTTCTCCCTGCAGGTGGGGGACGAGCTGACCCTGATGGGCCAAGCCGAGCTGCTGTGCGTCCAGTCCCCGCGCGACAAGTCCCGCCTCTCGGCCCTGCTGCGTCGCCTGGGTAAGGCGAGCGGGGCCCTGGGCCGGCCGGCCCGCACCAAGATGCCCTGCCTCATCTGCATGAACCACCGGACCAACGAGAGCGTGAGCCTGCCGTTCGGGTGCCGGGGCCGCTTCTGCACACGCTCGCCCCAGGAGCTGCAGATGCAGGCGGGCGAACACACCGTACGCAGCATCATCGAGCGCGTGCGGCTGCCCGTCAGCGTGGCCGTGCCGGGCCGGCCGCCCCGAAACCCGTACGACCAGCACGCGGTGCGCGAGGGCCACCGCTACAAGCTGCTCAGTATCATCAGCAAGACGGTGGTGCTGTGTTGCGTCCTGCGTAAGGAGCAGCAGGCCACGCCCTCCCACTTCCTGCTGCTGGCCGACATGCCGCGCTTCGCCCTGCCGGACGGGCTTCTGCGGGCCGACCCGGCCTACCAGCAGGCGGTGCTGCAGGCCGCTCTGCGCTGCCAGGAGACCTTCGACCCGGACGAGTACTCCCGGGCGGTGCGGGAGGTGCGGACGGACTTCGCGGAGGAGTGCGGGAGCCCGCGGAGGGTGCGGGTGTGCGTGCGGGCCGGCTACGGACGGGGCGAGCTCGGCCCGCCGCTCCAGAGGTTCTCGCTGTGCGTGTACGAGGGCGGAGCCATCGCTCACGCGCTCACGCGGGGCTGCAGGGACTCGCCGGGGGACGGGCACACGCCGGCCggcgagggggagggggaggagcgtGAGTACGTCTCTCCCGATTGGTCCGCCGAGACACAGGAGATCCCTTATGAGGAGCTTTGGACCAATCAGAGTGGAGGAAGCTATGGCGAGGTGCCGGACAGTACAGTAAAGGTGGAGCATAACCTCATATCCTTCCACTCCACCTCCTCACTGGATGGTACAGGAGGCTCCGCCCACGTTGCCATGGTTCAGATGGAAGGACAGCGAGTGTCGACTCCGCCCCCCATTCCACCCAAATCAGAAGCT gtgaaaGAGGAGTGTCGCTTTCTCAATGCTCCCCCTGTTCCACCTCGCTGTGCTAAAGTAggaggccccgcccccagccctcCAGTACCGCCCCGTTTCCCTAAAGCTCCACCCACAAGCACACGCAGCCCAAGCCTGTCCTATTACTCCTCAGGCCTGCaggagag ctCTGCTCCTCGTAGTGGGAGCAGCTCTCCATCTCCAGAGTCCTACTCCCTCTACTGTTACCCCTGCACATGGGCTGACTGTGTGACCTCCGACCCCTCCACATCACCCGACCCCAGCCAACCAGCACAGGCCTGCTGGTCCCGCCCCAGAGGAGGTGGGGCCTTTACCTCCAACATTCTAAACACACCCCTCCTAAGTGCTGACTCCGCCCCTAAGAACTACTCCACCTGCCCCCGACCCCGACCAGTGGCGCAGAATCGGTTTGCTCCGTTTGGTGCCCTGAACCCATTTGCTAATcctggacacacccacacctcttcTGATTGGCTCAGCACTAGCGAGCCACGGAACTCCGCCACTCCAGTACCCGACCTCACTAACTCCACCCCTCAGGAGCCCAAAGCCAATCAAGAAAGCCCAGAGACAAGCACAGTTGCTCTTTCCACACCAAGAAGGAGCTCAGGGGAGGAGACCTCCATCACCGTAAACCCCGCCTCTGGCTCGGCCACCATGGTGAGGGGTGCAGAGGGCGGGGCTGGGTTGGCATGGCGACCCCCGGCAGACCTCTGCTGGCTGTCGGTGGAGGAGGTGTCGGCTAGCCTGCGGTTTATCGGACTGTCGGACGACGTGATTGGTGTGTTCAGCAGGGAGAGGATCGACGGCTCCATCTTCACTCAGCTGACGGAGGAGATCCTTTCAGAAGACTTCAGCCTCACCAAACTACAGGTCAAGAAAGTGATGCAGTTTATCAAGGGCTGGAGGCCCAAGATAtga
- the rab10 gene encoding ras-related protein Rab-10, translating to MAKKTYDLLFKLLLIGDSGVGKTCVLFRFSDDAFNTTFISTIGIDFKIKTVELQGKKIKLQIWDTAGQERFHTITTSYYRGAMGIMLVYDISNAKSFENISKWLRNIDEHANEDVERMLLGNKCDMEDKRVVPKAKGEQIAKEHGIRFFETSAKANINIEKAFLTLAEDILRKTPPKEPNSENVDISTGGGVTGWKTKCCS from the exons ATGGCGAAGAAAACGTATGACCTGCTGTTCAAGCTGCTCCTTATCGGAGACTCCGGTGTGGGTAAAACATGCGTGCTGTTCCGCTTCTCGGACGACGCCTTCAACACCACGTTCATCTCCACCATAG GAATCGATTTTAAGATCAAAACAGTCGAACTACAAGGAAAGAAGATAAAACTACAAatatg ggacacGGCGGGACAGGAGCGtttccacaccatcaccacctcctactacagAGGGGCCATGGGCATTATGCTCGTCTACGACATCAGCAACGCCAAAAGCTTCGAGAACATCAGCAAGTGGCTGCGGAACATCGACGAG CACGCCAATGAGGATGTGGAAAGAATGCTGCTAGGCAACAAGTGTGACATGGAGGACAAGCGGGTCGTACCAAAGGCTAAGGGGGAACAG ATTGCCAAAGAACATGGAATCCGCTTCTTTGAAACAAGTGCAAAAGCTAACATCAACATTGAGAAGGCCTTCCTCACATTAGCAGAAGACATTctgagaaag ACACCCCCTAAAGAGCCCAACAGTGAAAACGTTGACATCAGCACCGGAGGCGGAGTCACAGGATGGAAGACCAAGTGTTGCAGCTGA